A stretch of Pomacea canaliculata isolate SZHN2017 linkage group LG6, ASM307304v1, whole genome shotgun sequence DNA encodes these proteins:
- the LOC112565647 gene encoding headcase protein homolog produces MPNNRHPRNHRLRDEDAHNNNNGGLQPPVQAAVPREVRPVAGSGMANQPRQNDNNGERLQKCCTPGPCRFPDETVDPQDPYDAVKVICNNDTCTEGSWMHKDCFEEFEQGVLAYLRSCGRARSWSEKQRLQNLWTKKGYDLAFKACDCRCGRGHLRKDLDYVAPPVNENMRKQKKHKKKNDKPMPVVSTAHKSNSHSCNPTLNTSCGNHNPTTNGNHVNNNHVGTTQHSNGIAGGCKTIQQTSQGGSNGSSGRGRKNSMSSSTTTKTDSGTRRNEDNLHICGMEQSVLDNQTSPPPVMPLTPASGGLPHGIISSANNYNLNNNFTHVVGLPVVNGNPQLRMRTNSVSSTGSQGSHASSSSLPSSAGSHSPISSSPVAGDMFFKARKSSDASSDNGGIGGCGPLMFRQRQDLSAFASLPRCKQNPYNIRMENVTSLSYSFPASCTLGSTKSGWGDVCDMGACEAETRNFVLTNLLSKKMTSTRCVLCKSHLPVFDRHPLIDGTFFLSPQSYDEAAVQVIKDGRLQFLNAVCLGCLENRTDIKCVACKRPWDGRALVVGSMYTYDIFAAMPCCQKRLTCKCCRRAVVDVTKGLNFFSEYSRMIICPYCKANDYHFIRSLPETFAIAEGGAGGGFVTPICEY; encoded by the exons ATGCCAAATAATCGACATCCGAGGAATCATCGTCTGCGCGACGAAGATgcacacaacaataataacGGCGGGCTTCAGCCGCCAGTTCAAGCGGCGGTCCCACGCGAAGTAAGACCAGTGGCTGGCAGTGGTATGGCGAACCAGCCGCGTCAGAATGACAATAACGGCGAGCGCTTGCAAAAGTGTTGCACTCCCGGGCCGTGCCGTTTTCCAGATGAAACTGTAGATCCACAGGATCCGTACGATGCTGTGAAAGTGATATGCAACAATGATACCTGCACAGAAGGTTCGTGGATGCACAAAGACTGCTTCGAGGAGTTCGAGCAGGGTGTGCTAGCGTATTTGCGCTCATGTGGACGTGCGCGAAGCTGGAGCGAAAAGCAGCGACTACAAAATCTTTGGACGAAGAAAGGCTACGACCTGGCCTTCAAAGCCTGCGATTGTCGTTGCGGTCGTGGGCATCTGCGGAAGGACTTGGACTACGTGGCGCCCCCAGTGAATGAAAACATGCGGAAGCAGAAGAAGCACAAGAAGAAGAACGACAAACCTATGCCCGTGGTCAGCACTGCCCACAAGTCGAACAGCCACAGCTGCAATCCGACTCTAAACACCAGTTGTGGCAATCATAATCCCACCACCAACGGAAATcatgtcaacaacaaccatgTTGGCACCACGCAGCATTCAAACGGCATCGCAGGAGGCTGCAAAACCATCCAGCAGACCTCCCAGGGAGGATCCAACGGCAGCAGCGGAAGAGGCCGGAAGAACTCAATGTCGTCCTCTACCACCACCAAGACGGACAGCGGGACGCGTCGGAACGAAGACAACCTTCACATCTGCGGCATGGAGCAGAGCGTGCTAGACAATCAGACATCGCCTCCTCCTGTTATGCCACTCACTCCAGCTTCCGGTGGCCTGCCGCACGGCATCATCAGCAGCGCTAACAACTACAACCTCAACAACAACTTCACCCATGTGGTTGGGCTGCCTGTGGTCAATGGAAACCCTCAGCTACGCATGCGCACGAACAGCGTCAGCAGCACGGGAAGCCAAGGCAGCCacgccagcagcagcagtctgCCCAGCTCCGCGGGCTCCCACTCTCCCATCTCGTCCTCTCCCGTGGCCGGGGACATGTTCTTCAAGGCTCGCAAATCCAGCGATGCCTCCTCCGACAACGGCGGCATCGGGGGCTGCGGTCCTCTGATGTTTCGCCAGCGTCAGGATCTCTCGGCCTTCGCAAGTCTACCCCGCTGCAAGCAGAATCCCTACAACATCCGCATGGAGAACGTAACCAGCCTTTCGTACTCGTTTCCCGCGTCCTGCACCCTCGGCTCCACCAAGAGCGGTTGGGGGGACGTGTGCGATATGGGCGCTTGCGAGGCGGAGACTCGCAACTTCGTGCTGACCAACCTCCTCAGCAAAAAGATGACGTCCACACGCTGTGTCCTGTGCAAGTCACACCTCCCCGTCTTCGACAGGCACCCGCTCATCGACGGCACATTCTTCCTTTCACCGCAATCGTACGACGAGGCAGCAGTGCAG GTGATAAAAGATGGCCGACTTCAATTTCTAAACGCTGTCTGTCTGGGATGCTTGGAAAATCGCACAGACATCAAATGTGTGGCCTGCAAACGCCCGTGGGACGGGAGAGCCCTAGTAGTGGGATCCATGTACACCTACGACATCTTTGCAGCCATGCCTTGCTGTCAGAAGCGCCTCACTTGCAAGTGTTGTCGCCGAGCAGTCGTGGATGTAACCAAAGGCCTCAACTTCTTCTCAGAATATTCCCGCATGATCATCTGCCCGTACTGCAAGGCCAATGACTACCACTTCATACGCTCTTTGCCAGAAACCTTCGCGATTGCTGAAGGAGGAGCAGGGGGAGGTTTTGTCACGCCTATATGTGAATATTGA